The following coding sequences are from one Achromobacter sp. B7 window:
- a CDS encoding transporter, with protein MTLGTGTGTALAADSQELAKQLSNPVAALISVPFQYNYDRGMGPGGNGHRNTVNIQPVVPITLNEDWNLISRTILPVVWQSDVAGDGSSQSGLGDTVQSFFLSPSKPTASGTIWGVGPALLLPTASDKLLGSKKWGAGPTGVVLQQDGPWTYGGLGNHIWSYAGQSSRPGVSSTFLQPFLAYTTPDAITYALNTESTYDWKKSEWAVPINLQVSKVTKVGDQPISFQVGLRYWAESADNGPRGWGGRFTVTLLFPK; from the coding sequence TTGACGTTGGGCACGGGCACGGGCACGGCACTTGCCGCTGATAGCCAGGAGCTTGCCAAGCAGCTTAGCAATCCCGTCGCCGCGTTGATCAGCGTTCCGTTCCAATACAACTACGATCGCGGCATGGGGCCTGGCGGTAACGGCCACCGCAATACCGTGAATATTCAGCCGGTGGTTCCGATCACGCTGAACGAAGATTGGAACCTGATTTCGCGAACGATTCTGCCGGTGGTTTGGCAGAGCGACGTGGCCGGCGATGGGTCCAGCCAGAGCGGCCTGGGCGATACCGTTCAGAGCTTCTTCCTGTCTCCCTCCAAGCCGACGGCCTCGGGCACCATCTGGGGTGTGGGACCCGCGTTATTGTTGCCCACGGCCAGCGACAAACTACTGGGCAGCAAGAAATGGGGCGCCGGGCCAACCGGCGTGGTGTTGCAGCAGGACGGCCCGTGGACCTATGGCGGGCTGGGCAATCACATCTGGTCGTATGCGGGGCAGTCTTCCCGCCCCGGCGTGTCGTCCACGTTCCTACAGCCGTTCCTGGCATACACCACGCCGGACGCCATCACGTACGCGCTCAACACCGAGTCGACCTATGACTGGAAGAAGTCCGAATGGGCGGTGCCGATCAACCTCCAGGTATCCAAAGTGACCAAAGTGGGCGATCAGCCCATCAGCTTTCAGGTCGGTTTGCGTTATTGGGCAGAGTCCGCCGACAACGGGCCCAGAGGGTGGGGCGGACGCTTCACGGTCACGCTGCTTTTCCCCAAATAA
- a CDS encoding DUF1254 domain-containing protein encodes MKNFIFQTASRAFVAVLFSAGAITTAFAQQPPTTEQTDENIAYATGMEAVFYGFAPVMMQLGLNSQTDADKPYDNGQAPTNQMGHARRLYGPNDKFVVTANNDTLYSFAGLDLSKEPVVLTVPDTNGRYYIMQLLDAYSRSIEDIGIGTLGAKGGTFAIVGPDWKGTLPAEMVLIKSPTPQVYVIGRTGVDGEQDLPAARALQDQYRLTLLSNYEKPFKKLELGHKAASAKMGFPEGLNFFGVLDSAIRLNPLAEDAPITDQFKRVGVGLDKPFDAATLSEPTKRGLNRALQDGMAAVKRVAMDSGSRVNGWNMEFKGGEYGTDYLLRSAIAYKQLGLNKALRALYPNRYTDSDGKPLNGQSSYTIRFDGNVPVKAFWSLTMYDANDLFMVENPIKRYSIGDRTSGLKTGADGSLTLYIQATSPGPDKESNWLPAPDGDFFLQMRLYEPAEQILNGSYKLPQVMRVDRP; translated from the coding sequence ATGAAGAACTTCATTTTTCAAACGGCGTCCCGGGCGTTTGTCGCGGTGCTTTTTTCTGCCGGCGCTATCACGACGGCGTTCGCGCAGCAGCCCCCAACCACCGAGCAAACCGACGAGAACATTGCCTATGCAACGGGCATGGAGGCCGTGTTCTACGGCTTTGCTCCGGTGATGATGCAGCTGGGCCTGAACAGCCAGACCGATGCCGACAAGCCTTATGACAATGGGCAGGCGCCCACCAATCAGATGGGGCATGCGCGGCGCCTTTACGGTCCCAACGATAAGTTTGTGGTGACGGCCAACAACGACACGCTTTATTCCTTTGCCGGCCTGGACCTGTCGAAAGAACCGGTGGTGTTGACGGTCCCGGATACCAACGGCCGTTACTACATCATGCAGCTGCTTGACGCCTATTCGCGGTCGATCGAAGACATCGGTATCGGCACGCTAGGCGCCAAGGGCGGCACGTTCGCCATCGTCGGCCCCGACTGGAAGGGAACCTTGCCGGCGGAGATGGTGCTGATCAAATCGCCCACCCCGCAGGTCTACGTCATCGGCAGAACCGGTGTCGACGGCGAGCAAGATCTGCCGGCCGCGCGAGCCCTGCAAGACCAATACCGGCTGACGCTGCTGAGCAATTATGAAAAACCGTTCAAAAAGCTTGAGCTGGGCCACAAAGCCGCCAGCGCCAAAATGGGCTTTCCCGAAGGCCTGAATTTCTTCGGGGTTCTTGACAGCGCGATCCGCCTGAACCCGTTGGCGGAAGATGCACCGATTACCGACCAATTCAAACGAGTCGGCGTGGGCCTGGATAAGCCCTTTGACGCGGCGACATTGTCCGAGCCCACCAAGCGCGGGTTGAATCGGGCGCTACAGGATGGAATGGCCGCGGTGAAGCGCGTAGCCATGGATTCCGGATCGCGCGTCAACGGTTGGAATATGGAGTTCAAAGGCGGCGAGTACGGGACCGATTACCTGCTTCGCTCGGCAATCGCTTATAAGCAACTTGGCTTGAATAAAGCGCTGCGGGCCCTGTATCCGAACCGGTATACGGACAGTGACGGCAAGCCGTTGAATGGGCAGTCGTCGTACACGATTCGATTTGACGGCAACGTGCCCGTCAAGGCCTTCTGGTCGTTGACGATGTATGACGCCAATGACCTTTTCATGGTCGAGAATCCCATCAAGCGCTACTCGATTGGCGACCGGACCAGCGGCCTTAAAACCGGCGCCGATGGAAGCCTGACGCTGTACATCCAGGCCACGTCGCCCGGACCGGACAAGGAATCGAACTGGCTGCCCGCGCCCGACGGCGACTTTTTCTTGCAGATGCGTCTTTACGAGCCGGCCGAGCAAATCTTGAACGGTAGCTACAAACTTCCGCAGGTCATGCGGGTAGACCGGCCGTAA
- a CDS encoding formylglycine-generating enzyme family protein, translated as MKPQLKVGLTIAGVLLGASALGAYIAGVDFTPKPAAVVATLGDGKQGPAGMAWIPPAQFLMGNNHKLSQPNELPPHSVRVSGFWMDTHDVTNAEFRRFVRATGYVTTAEQKPKWEDLKVQLPPGTPRPDDSQLVAGAMVFVGTEAEVSLRDYSRWWRFVPGASWRQPQGPGSNIDGKDDHPVVQVSYEDALAYAKWAGKRLPTEAEWEFAARGGLEQATYAWGDELSPNGKPMANIWDTQQQQPFPVVKDEKIQVGTTPVGSFPPNAYGLYDMAGNVWQWTADWYRADAFRIQAQYRQPPQDPAGPADSFDPDDGNVPASAPKRVTRGGSFLCSDTYCISYRASARRGNDPMNGMSHLGFRTVMSADQWKQAQQQPGRVASR; from the coding sequence GTGAAGCCGCAACTGAAAGTCGGATTGACGATAGCCGGCGTCCTCCTGGGCGCCAGTGCGCTGGGCGCCTATATCGCGGGCGTAGACTTCACACCGAAGCCGGCGGCCGTGGTTGCCACGCTGGGCGACGGCAAGCAGGGGCCGGCCGGCATGGCCTGGATTCCGCCTGCCCAATTTCTCATGGGCAACAACCACAAGCTGTCGCAACCGAACGAACTGCCCCCGCATAGCGTTCGGGTAAGCGGCTTCTGGATGGACACGCATGACGTCACCAATGCGGAATTTCGCCGATTCGTCCGGGCCACCGGCTACGTGACGACGGCCGAGCAAAAGCCCAAATGGGAAGACCTGAAAGTCCAGTTGCCCCCGGGCACGCCGCGTCCCGACGACAGCCAGCTTGTGGCGGGCGCCATGGTGTTTGTGGGAACCGAAGCCGAAGTGTCGTTGCGCGACTACAGCCGCTGGTGGCGCTTCGTGCCCGGCGCCAGCTGGCGCCAACCGCAAGGCCCGGGCAGCAACATCGACGGCAAGGACGACCACCCGGTGGTCCAGGTGTCGTACGAGGATGCGCTGGCGTATGCCAAGTGGGCCGGCAAGCGCCTGCCCACCGAGGCGGAATGGGAGTTCGCCGCGCGCGGTGGCCTGGAGCAGGCCACCTATGCCTGGGGCGACGAACTAAGTCCCAACGGCAAACCCATGGCCAACATCTGGGACACGCAGCAACAGCAGCCATTCCCGGTCGTCAAGGATGAAAAGATCCAGGTTGGCACGACGCCGGTGGGCTCGTTCCCGCCCAACGCATACGGCCTTTATGACATGGCGGGGAACGTCTGGCAGTGGACGGCCGACTGGTATCGGGCCGACGCATTCCGCATCCAGGCGCAATACCGGCAGCCACCGCAAGATCCCGCCGGACCCGCCGACAGCTTCGACCCCGACGACGGCAACGTCCCGGCCTCCGCGCCCAAGCGTGTCACGCGCGGCGGCTCTTTTCTGTGCAGCGATACCTACTGCATCAGCTACCGCGCCAGCGCGCGCCGCGGCAACGACCCCATGAACGGGATGTCGCACCTGGGCTTTCGGACGGTGATGTCCGCCGATCAGTGGAAGCAGGCGCAACAGCAACCCGGTCGCGTCGCCAGCCGTTGA
- a CDS encoding DUF1254 domain-containing protein — MLSTAATRDFPDELLTTAGTPEVIARGQEADGYALAVSAYTWGYPLVRMERVMREYIDVPSPKPPTSYRAPLNKMGWATMLANPDAKDMPTANNDTYYMSTVLKLTEPYVLTVPDTHDRYYVVDLFSTWQELEHYVGRRVTGTKAGRFLIAPPGWKGKVPAGMKRLDVSTDKVWLWGRLQVKQGEDPAPVLALQKQFSVKPLSGKASDITSLPPMPDIADDEFGFFKHLAFALQSTSVKPADEALFAQYERIGLTRKGFDPSKLSDATRKGMARGLKDGPAVAAASMVGSSSVRNGWNWVTGLDSFGYDYPLRALVAGPYLGGQGEREAMYPLRYTDSEGKPLSGANRYVVKLDSAPPVDAFWSLTMYNADDKMLVPNELNRYKVGSDTQGLKVAPDGSITIPIQADKPQGENAANWLPAPKGGFYVILRLYQPKQEVLDNKWQMPQLNKVP; from the coding sequence ATGCTTTCCACGGCCGCCACGCGCGACTTTCCCGATGAACTGTTGACGACGGCGGGCACACCCGAAGTTATCGCGCGGGGTCAGGAAGCGGACGGCTATGCCTTGGCCGTGTCGGCGTATACCTGGGGCTACCCGCTGGTCCGCATGGAACGCGTCATGCGCGAGTACATCGACGTGCCCTCACCGAAGCCGCCCACCAGCTACCGCGCGCCGCTTAACAAGATGGGCTGGGCGACGATGTTGGCCAATCCCGACGCCAAGGATATGCCTACGGCCAACAACGACACTTACTACATGAGCACGGTTTTAAAGCTGACCGAGCCTTATGTGTTGACCGTGCCGGATACCCATGATCGCTACTACGTTGTTGACCTGTTCAGCACGTGGCAGGAACTGGAGCACTACGTGGGCCGCCGCGTGACCGGCACCAAAGCCGGCAGGTTCCTGATTGCTCCGCCCGGCTGGAAAGGCAAGGTCCCTGCGGGGATGAAGCGGCTTGATGTCAGCACCGACAAAGTCTGGCTATGGGGACGACTGCAAGTCAAACAGGGAGAAGACCCCGCGCCGGTGCTGGCTTTGCAGAAGCAGTTCTCGGTGAAACCCTTGAGCGGCAAGGCCAGCGATATCACGTCGTTGCCGCCGATGCCCGATATCGCCGACGATGAATTTGGTTTCTTCAAGCACCTTGCCTTTGCCCTGCAATCAACCAGCGTGAAGCCGGCAGACGAAGCGCTGTTCGCGCAATACGAGCGCATCGGTCTGACCAGGAAAGGGTTTGATCCCAGCAAGCTCAGCGACGCCACCCGCAAGGGGATGGCACGCGGGTTGAAGGATGGCCCAGCCGTTGCGGCGGCGTCCATGGTGGGCTCGTCCAGCGTGCGCAATGGGTGGAACTGGGTGACCGGCCTTGACAGTTTTGGCTACGACTATCCCTTGCGAGCGCTCGTCGCGGGCCCGTACCTGGGCGGCCAGGGCGAGCGCGAAGCCATGTACCCGCTTCGATACACCGACAGCGAGGGCAAGCCGCTAAGCGGCGCCAACCGCTATGTGGTCAAACTGGATTCGGCGCCGCCGGTAGACGCCTTCTGGTCGCTGACGATGTACAACGCCGACGACAAGATGCTGGTTCCCAACGAACTGAACCGCTACAAGGTCGGTTCCGACACGCAAGGGCTGAAAGTGGCGCCGGACGGTTCCATCACGATCCCGATCCAGGCTGACAAGCCCCAGGGCGAGAACGCCGCCAACTGGCTGCCGGCGCCCAAAGGCGGCTTTTACGTCATTCTTCGCTTGTATCAGCCCAAACAGGAAGTGCTGGATAACAAGTGGCAGATGCCCCAGTTGAACAAGGTGCCGTAA
- a CDS encoding HAD family phosphatase, protein MKQSTEKRRGWATWLAVATIALLTACASPQKASPPQADLPSWNDGASRTAIVDFVQAVTQPGSPDFVAAEERIAVFDNDGTLWSEQPLYFEVLFALDRVKEMAPAHPEWAKRQPFKAAIDGDKAALAKAGQAGLLKIVGATHTSMSVDDFTKSVTQWTATARHPRFDQPYTSMTFLPMRELLAYLRANGFKTYIVSGGETEFMRPWAQAAYGVPPEQVIGSGFATTFEMRGDKPVLWRQGKLEFNDDGPGKPVAIQRYIGRRPLLAFGNSDGDLQMLQWTTAGAGKRFAGIVHHTDAQREWAYDRDSSIGRLDRALDEAQRSGWTVVDMKTEWKRIYEFEKP, encoded by the coding sequence ATGAAGCAATCAACTGAAAAACGGCGGGGCTGGGCGACATGGCTGGCGGTGGCGACCATCGCCCTGTTGACGGCATGTGCATCGCCTCAGAAAGCGTCGCCACCGCAAGCCGATCTGCCTTCATGGAACGACGGGGCGTCGCGCACCGCTATCGTGGACTTCGTGCAGGCCGTGACGCAACCGGGCAGCCCGGACTTTGTCGCGGCCGAGGAACGCATCGCGGTGTTCGACAACGATGGCACGCTGTGGTCCGAGCAGCCGCTGTATTTCGAGGTGCTGTTCGCGCTGGATCGCGTCAAGGAAATGGCGCCCGCGCACCCCGAGTGGGCGAAGCGCCAGCCGTTCAAGGCGGCGATTGACGGCGACAAAGCCGCCTTGGCCAAAGCGGGGCAGGCGGGGCTGTTGAAGATCGTGGGGGCGACGCACACCAGCATGTCGGTGGATGACTTCACGAAAAGCGTAACGCAGTGGACGGCAACGGCGCGGCATCCACGCTTTGACCAGCCCTATACCTCGATGACGTTCCTGCCGATGCGCGAACTGCTGGCATATCTGCGCGCAAACGGCTTCAAGACTTACATCGTGTCGGGCGGCGAAACCGAGTTCATGCGTCCTTGGGCGCAGGCCGCCTACGGCGTGCCGCCAGAGCAAGTCATCGGCAGCGGCTTTGCCACCACCTTCGAGATGCGCGGCGATAAGCCCGTGCTGTGGCGTCAGGGCAAGCTTGAGTTCAACGACGACGGCCCGGGCAAGCCGGTAGCCATCCAACGCTACATCGGCCGCCGCCCGCTACTGGCCTTCGGTAACTCCGATGGCGACCTGCAGATGTTGCAGTGGACCACCGCCGGCGCGGGCAAACGCTTTGCCGGCATCGTCCACCATACCGACGCGCAACGCGAATGGGCCTACGACAGGGACTCCAGCATCGGGCGCCTGGACCGCGCGCTGGACGAAGCCCAGCGCAGCGGATGGACGGTGGTTGACATGAAGACGGAGTGGAAGCGGATATACGAATTCGAAAAGCCTTGA